Proteins encoded together in one Hevea brasiliensis isolate MT/VB/25A 57/8 chromosome 16, ASM3005281v1, whole genome shotgun sequence window:
- the LOC110643843 gene encoding uncharacterized protein LOC110643843, whose translation MKALLSPPPPRSNIFCSHHERFFLSVYPISPLQKPPRLDARLGANRPQNLKVVFVTRAADSTQPSTTASPSSAKTIVTDDEFSLAKVSFGVIGMGVGISLLSYGFGAYFNVLPGSEWSALMLTYGFPLAIIGMALKYAELKPVPCLTYSDAQMLRETSATPILKQVRSDVIRYQYGDEQHLDEALKRIFQYGQGGGIPRRSAPILQMIREEVTEDGKYCLVLVFEAKALQLSDFDKRQEKFASFFGPDVRAEVGKGENDLYEVRLISNLNVDLSSS comes from the exons ATGAAAGCATTACTGTCACCGCCACCACCAAGATCAAATATCTTCTGCTCCCATCATGAGCGTTTCTTTCTCTCTGTATATCCCATTTCGCCTCTGCAGAAGCCACCTCGCTTAGACGCAAGATTGGGCGCCAATCGACCGCAGAATCTGAAGGTGGTGTTCGTAACGAGAGCTGCTGATTCAACTCAGCCTTCAACTACTGCCTCGCCGTCTTCTGCCAAAACTATTGTTACTGATGATGAATTCTCTCTCGCTAAG GTGTCATTTGGTGTTATTGGAATGGGTGTTGGGATTTCACTCTTATC GTATGGTTTTGGGGCGTACTTTAATGTCCTTCCAGGATCTGAATGGTCAGCATTAATGCTAACGTATGGCTTTCCTCTTGCAATTATTGGTATGGCTCTCAAG TATGCGGAACTGAAGCCAGTACCATGCCTGACTTATTCTGATGCTCAAATGTTAAGGGAAACAAGTGCTACTCCAATCCTTAAACAG GTTAGGAGTGATGTTATAAGATATCAATATGGAGATGAGCAGCATTTGGACGAGGCACTAAAACGTATTTTTCAGTATGGTCAG GGTGGAGGAATTCCAAGGAGGAGTGCCCCTATTCTACAGATGATTCGTGAAGAG GTAACAGAAGATGGTAAATACTGCCTAGTCTTGGTGTTTGAGGCAAAAGCATTACAGTTGTCGGATTTTGATAAAAGACAG GAAAAATTTGCTTCATTCTTTGGACCAGACGTCAGAGCTGAAGTTG GGAAGGGGGAGAATGATCTATATGAAGTCCGACTAATTTCGAACTTAAATGTCGATTTGTCGTCTTCATGA
- the LOC110643845 gene encoding RHOMBOID-like protein 9, chloroplastic isoform X1 → MFSFCVIFVLLCISLGLILCHVLLKARKERTVFMAVVLVCCKMPYKDHVIPPQNSVRQHERGLTCVCYAFPQGCISSNARKRWQVLYVYPTADILMKTKTRGEVNSTKGAILNQGALHFQDKIEGLAVHRVWNVKGEDYVASHVSRTSNNEKQLRLIDSYFGKIQGNAAEPSSDSSEETIGLPDESRQIDSKEELKTLNSYIGKLNKDAKLKNDVSSTFDGQTIEENPAEKSFSVHEDSLRGYQEKTKGFMKLRKKDINSGSGRSQALQQNDETSDLYLISILASINIAVLLFELASPVRNSEFELFSLPLLYGAKINDLILVGEWWRLVTPMFLHSGVFHVALGCWSLLTFGPQVCRGYGSFTFFLIYMLGGISGNLASYLHTPQPTVGGTGPIFSIIGAWLVYQVQNKGVIDKDVAESMFHKAIITTGLSFILSHFGPIDDWTHLGAALSGIVYGFFTCPTLQLDNASSRTGQDEGIALVRRNANPCKSLVLFAIFILFLGSLLFFVEPPLDRDSVVPDDLVWF, encoded by the exons ATGTTTTCATTTTGTGTTATCTTTGTTTTGCTATGTATCTCACTGGGATTGATTCTCTGCCATGTTCTTCTCAAAGCAAGAAAAGAAAGAACT GTTTTCATGGCTGTAGTTCTAGTATGCTGTAAAATGCCTTATAAAGATCATGTTATCCCACCTCAAAATTCAGTAAGACAGCATGAAAGAGGTCTCACTTGTGTATGTTATGCCTTTCCACAAGGGTGTATTTCCAGTAATGCACGCAAGCGGTGGCAAGTCCTCTATGTGTATCCTACTGCTGATATTTTaatgaaaacaaagacaagagGGGAAGTGAATTCCACTAAAGGAGCAATTCTCAACCAAGGTGCTCTGCATTTCCAGGACAAGATTGAAGGACTGGCCGTGCATAGAGTCTGGAACGTAAAAGGAGAAGATTATGTGGCATCACATGTATCAAGGACTAGTAATAACGAGAAGCAACTGAGATTGATAGATTCTTATTTTGGAAAAATCCAGGGCAATGCAGCTGAGCCCTCTTCAGATTCTTCTGAGGAGACAATTGGGTTACCGGATGAAAGCAGACAAATCGATTCAAAGGAGGAATTGAAAACTCTAAATTCATATATTGGCAAACTTAATAAAG ATGCAAAGTTAAAAAATGATGTGTCATCTACTTTTGATGGCCAAACTATTGAGGAAAATCCAGCAGAAAAATCATTTTCAGTTCATGAAGATTCTCTAAGAGGTTATCAGGAGAAGACAAAAGGTTTCATGAAGTTGAGGAAAAAGGATATAAATAGTGGTTCTGGGAGATCTCAAGCCTTGCAGCAAAATGATGAAACCTCGGATCTGTACTTAAT AAGCATTTTGGCTTCTATAAACATTGCAGTACTTCTGTTTGAATTAGCCAGCCCAGTCAGAAATTCTGAGTTTGAGCTCTTTTCTCTCCCATTATTGTATGGAGCAAAGATAAATGATTTGATCTTGGTTGGAGAATGGTGGAGACTAGTGACACCAATGTTTCTG CACTCAGGGGTGTTTCATGTGGCTCTTGGATGTTGGTCACTTCTTACTTTTGGACCTCAAGTTTGCCGAGGTTATGGTTCATTTACGTTTTTCTTGATATACATGCTTGGAGGAATTTCTGGCAACCTGGCAAGCTATCTTCATACGCCACAGCCAACTGTTGGTGGAACG GGACCAATTTTTTCCATAATTGGAGCATGGCTTGTTTACCAAGTACAGAACAAAGGTGTAATTGATAAGGATGTTGCAGAGAGTATGTTCCATAAGGCAATAATCACAACTGGCCTCAGCTTCATATTGAGCCATTTCGGTCCAATTGATGACTG GACACATTTAGGAGCAGCTTTATCTGGTATAGTGTATGGCTTTTTCACATGCCCTACACTACAATTGGATAATGCATCTTCAAGAACTGGCCAAGATGAAGGCATTGCGCTTGTTAGAAGAAATGCAAATCCTTGTAAATCACTTGTCTTATTCGCCATCTTCATTCTTTTCTTAGGTTCATTACTTTTCTTTGTGGAACCTCCTCTAGACAGAGACAGTGTGGTGCCTGATGACTTGGTATGGTTTTGA
- the LOC110643845 gene encoding RHOMBOID-like protein 9, chloroplastic isoform X2, which yields MAVVLVCCKMPYKDHVIPPQNSVRQHERGLTCVCYAFPQGCISSNARKRWQVLYVYPTADILMKTKTRGEVNSTKGAILNQGALHFQDKIEGLAVHRVWNVKGEDYVASHVSRTSNNEKQLRLIDSYFGKIQGNAAEPSSDSSEETIGLPDESRQIDSKEELKTLNSYIGKLNKDAKLKNDVSSTFDGQTIEENPAEKSFSVHEDSLRGYQEKTKGFMKLRKKDINSGSGRSQALQQNDETSDLYLISILASINIAVLLFELASPVRNSEFELFSLPLLYGAKINDLILVGEWWRLVTPMFLHSGVFHVALGCWSLLTFGPQVCRGYGSFTFFLIYMLGGISGNLASYLHTPQPTVGGTGPIFSIIGAWLVYQVQNKGVIDKDVAESMFHKAIITTGLSFILSHFGPIDDWTHLGAALSGIVYGFFTCPTLQLDNASSRTGQDEGIALVRRNANPCKSLVLFAIFILFLGSLLFFVEPPLDRDSVVPDDLVWF from the exons ATGGCTGTAGTTCTAGTATGCTGTAAAATGCCTTATAAAGATCATGTTATCCCACCTCAAAATTCAGTAAGACAGCATGAAAGAGGTCTCACTTGTGTATGTTATGCCTTTCCACAAGGGTGTATTTCCAGTAATGCACGCAAGCGGTGGCAAGTCCTCTATGTGTATCCTACTGCTGATATTTTaatgaaaacaaagacaagagGGGAAGTGAATTCCACTAAAGGAGCAATTCTCAACCAAGGTGCTCTGCATTTCCAGGACAAGATTGAAGGACTGGCCGTGCATAGAGTCTGGAACGTAAAAGGAGAAGATTATGTGGCATCACATGTATCAAGGACTAGTAATAACGAGAAGCAACTGAGATTGATAGATTCTTATTTTGGAAAAATCCAGGGCAATGCAGCTGAGCCCTCTTCAGATTCTTCTGAGGAGACAATTGGGTTACCGGATGAAAGCAGACAAATCGATTCAAAGGAGGAATTGAAAACTCTAAATTCATATATTGGCAAACTTAATAAAG ATGCAAAGTTAAAAAATGATGTGTCATCTACTTTTGATGGCCAAACTATTGAGGAAAATCCAGCAGAAAAATCATTTTCAGTTCATGAAGATTCTCTAAGAGGTTATCAGGAGAAGACAAAAGGTTTCATGAAGTTGAGGAAAAAGGATATAAATAGTGGTTCTGGGAGATCTCAAGCCTTGCAGCAAAATGATGAAACCTCGGATCTGTACTTAAT AAGCATTTTGGCTTCTATAAACATTGCAGTACTTCTGTTTGAATTAGCCAGCCCAGTCAGAAATTCTGAGTTTGAGCTCTTTTCTCTCCCATTATTGTATGGAGCAAAGATAAATGATTTGATCTTGGTTGGAGAATGGTGGAGACTAGTGACACCAATGTTTCTG CACTCAGGGGTGTTTCATGTGGCTCTTGGATGTTGGTCACTTCTTACTTTTGGACCTCAAGTTTGCCGAGGTTATGGTTCATTTACGTTTTTCTTGATATACATGCTTGGAGGAATTTCTGGCAACCTGGCAAGCTATCTTCATACGCCACAGCCAACTGTTGGTGGAACG GGACCAATTTTTTCCATAATTGGAGCATGGCTTGTTTACCAAGTACAGAACAAAGGTGTAATTGATAAGGATGTTGCAGAGAGTATGTTCCATAAGGCAATAATCACAACTGGCCTCAGCTTCATATTGAGCCATTTCGGTCCAATTGATGACTG GACACATTTAGGAGCAGCTTTATCTGGTATAGTGTATGGCTTTTTCACATGCCCTACACTACAATTGGATAATGCATCTTCAAGAACTGGCCAAGATGAAGGCATTGCGCTTGTTAGAAGAAATGCAAATCCTTGTAAATCACTTGTCTTATTCGCCATCTTCATTCTTTTCTTAGGTTCATTACTTTTCTTTGTGGAACCTCCTCTAGACAGAGACAGTGTGGTGCCTGATGACTTGGTATGGTTTTGA
- the LOC110643845 gene encoding RHOMBOID-like protein 9, chloroplastic isoform X3 gives MAVVLVCCKMPYKDHVIPPQNSVRQHERGLTCVCYAFPQGCISSNARKRWQVLYVYPTADILMKTKTRGEVNSTKGAILNQGALHFQDKIEGLAVHRVWNVKGEDYVASHVSRTSNNEKQLRLIDSYFGKIQGNAAEPSSDSSEETIGLPDESRQIDSKEELKTLNSYIGKLNKDAKLKNDVSSTFDGQTIEENPAEKSFSVHEDSLRGYQEKTKGFMKLRKKDINSGSGRSQALQQNDETSDLYLIILASINIAVLLFELASPVRNSEFELFSLPLLYGAKINDLILVGEWWRLVTPMFLHSGVFHVALGCWSLLTFGPQVCRGYGSFTFFLIYMLGGISGNLASYLHTPQPTVGGTGPIFSIIGAWLVYQVQNKGVIDKDVAESMFHKAIITTGLSFILSHFGPIDDWTHLGAALSGIVYGFFTCPTLQLDNASSRTGQDEGIALVRRNANPCKSLVLFAIFILFLGSLLFFVEPPLDRDSVVPDDLVWF, from the exons ATGGCTGTAGTTCTAGTATGCTGTAAAATGCCTTATAAAGATCATGTTATCCCACCTCAAAATTCAGTAAGACAGCATGAAAGAGGTCTCACTTGTGTATGTTATGCCTTTCCACAAGGGTGTATTTCCAGTAATGCACGCAAGCGGTGGCAAGTCCTCTATGTGTATCCTACTGCTGATATTTTaatgaaaacaaagacaagagGGGAAGTGAATTCCACTAAAGGAGCAATTCTCAACCAAGGTGCTCTGCATTTCCAGGACAAGATTGAAGGACTGGCCGTGCATAGAGTCTGGAACGTAAAAGGAGAAGATTATGTGGCATCACATGTATCAAGGACTAGTAATAACGAGAAGCAACTGAGATTGATAGATTCTTATTTTGGAAAAATCCAGGGCAATGCAGCTGAGCCCTCTTCAGATTCTTCTGAGGAGACAATTGGGTTACCGGATGAAAGCAGACAAATCGATTCAAAGGAGGAATTGAAAACTCTAAATTCATATATTGGCAAACTTAATAAAG ATGCAAAGTTAAAAAATGATGTGTCATCTACTTTTGATGGCCAAACTATTGAGGAAAATCCAGCAGAAAAATCATTTTCAGTTCATGAAGATTCTCTAAGAGGTTATCAGGAGAAGACAAAAGGTTTCATGAAGTTGAGGAAAAAGGATATAAATAGTGGTTCTGGGAGATCTCAAGCCTTGCAGCAAAATGATGAAACCTCGGATCTGTACTTAAT CATTTTGGCTTCTATAAACATTGCAGTACTTCTGTTTGAATTAGCCAGCCCAGTCAGAAATTCTGAGTTTGAGCTCTTTTCTCTCCCATTATTGTATGGAGCAAAGATAAATGATTTGATCTTGGTTGGAGAATGGTGGAGACTAGTGACACCAATGTTTCTG CACTCAGGGGTGTTTCATGTGGCTCTTGGATGTTGGTCACTTCTTACTTTTGGACCTCAAGTTTGCCGAGGTTATGGTTCATTTACGTTTTTCTTGATATACATGCTTGGAGGAATTTCTGGCAACCTGGCAAGCTATCTTCATACGCCACAGCCAACTGTTGGTGGAACG GGACCAATTTTTTCCATAATTGGAGCATGGCTTGTTTACCAAGTACAGAACAAAGGTGTAATTGATAAGGATGTTGCAGAGAGTATGTTCCATAAGGCAATAATCACAACTGGCCTCAGCTTCATATTGAGCCATTTCGGTCCAATTGATGACTG GACACATTTAGGAGCAGCTTTATCTGGTATAGTGTATGGCTTTTTCACATGCCCTACACTACAATTGGATAATGCATCTTCAAGAACTGGCCAAGATGAAGGCATTGCGCTTGTTAGAAGAAATGCAAATCCTTGTAAATCACTTGTCTTATTCGCCATCTTCATTCTTTTCTTAGGTTCATTACTTTTCTTTGTGGAACCTCCTCTAGACAGAGACAGTGTGGTGCCTGATGACTTGGTATGGTTTTGA
- the LOC110643842 gene encoding uncharacterized protein LOC110643842 yields MAITSSGPVLNNEVAGQQEKKGRSNCHVVRVIGSRIYDSRDGKTCHQCRQKTRDFAASCKNQKGNKQCPINYCHKCLLNRYGEKAEEVALFDEWKCPKCRGICNCSLCMKKRGHKPTGILVHTAKENGFSSVSELLHVKGPENFGLDRIAKDASVSLKKPASTKESIIASPRKPGKENSFDRNNDLSEHSQSLTLVSKKSKKMRREGLLEVNHSIRNDDGNANSKESGQKKPRLTREVSKNKVKVNEEDKSVLIGKSKSKTQYKAIRQKEVKRNGKDEGVIVEEKKSKTQSQDVSKKEITVNKKAVGNFVEKKKLKTQMPKDFAVCRTAKEERDAANFKNGAVLSGVKIDNLETKNMTAIELCKINKCTVEQQSKQIDNSIPLPVSTCLTNVAGIELPHKDAGDALRFFEFCAAFGEVLDLKKGQAEAVIREIIFGRRARRSQGSLLVHFHIKLLLLIQEDIGEEFATLSPANGKNSWLKAFGKCVSECNFISMGFPSDCFDDNEGYDMLSTSQKFKLLNFLCDEALNTKDLRSWIDDQNSKFIEREKEAREKVLAAKDKEKQLKKKVQDEVAKAIIAKAKNGAPFTVSEHEAIVSQIKKEAAQARAEMMEAMGMVPQKRQRSDAVRTDPILLDVNGRAFWRLKGYSDQPDILLQDVGSWTSVEPEEKWFVYDVEQKQGIEKYISSLRTKKLRIQKATETPFYGDVETN; encoded by the exons ATGGCTATTACTTCCTCAGGTCCTGTTTTGAATAATGAAGTTGCTGGACAACAGGAGAAGAAAGGTCGCTCTAATTGCCATGTAGTTCGTGTCATTGGGAGCAGAATATATGATTCCCGAGATGGGAAGACTTGCCACCAA TGCCGGCAAAAAACAAGGGATTTTGCTGCCTCGTGCAAGAATCAGAAAGGAAACAAGCAATGCCCAATTAACTACTGCCATAAATGCCTACTAAACAG GTATGGAGAGAAAGCTGAAGAGGTAGCACTGTTTGATGAGTGGAAATGTCCTAAGTGTAGGGGCATTTGCAATTGCAGCTTGTGTAT GAAGAAAAGAGGTCATAAACCAACTGGTATACTTGTGCACACAGCCAAGGAAAATGGGTTTTCCTCTGTCTCAGAACTGCTACATGTTAAAGGTCCTGAGAATTTTGGTCTTGATAGAATTGCAAAAGATGCAAGTGTTTCATTGAAGAAACCTGCTTCCACAAAG GAGTCTATAATTGCTTCACCAAGGAAACCTGGGAAAGAAAACTCTTTTGATCGAAACAATGATCTGAGTGAGCATTCTCAGAGTTTAACACTAGTCTCTAAGAAGTCCAAGAAAATGAGGAGGGAAGGATTACTGGAAGTTAATCATAGCATCAGGAATGATGATGGTAATGCTAATTCAAAGGAGAGTGGTCAGAAGAAGCCTAGACTTACTAGGGAAGTTTCTAAAAACAAAGTAAAGGTAAATGAAGAGGATAAGAGTGTTTTGATTGGGAAAAGTAAGTCTAAGACACAGTACAAGGCCATTCGTCAGAAAGAAGTGAAGAGAAATGGAAAGGATGAAGGTGTTATTGTGGAAGAAAAGAAGTCTAAGACACAGTCTCAAGATGTATCAAAGAAAGAAATAACTGTGAATAAAAAGGCTGTAGGTAACTTTGTTGAGAAAAAGAAGCTTAAGACACAAATGCCAAAGGATTTTGCTGTTTGTCGTACTGCAAAGGAAGAGAGGGATGCTGCAAATTTTAAAAATGGAGCAGTTTTGAGTGGTGTTAAAATTGATAATCTTGAAACCAAGAATATGACAGCCATAGAGCTGTGCAAGATCAACAAGTGTACTGTGGAGCAGCAGAGCAAACAAATTGATAACAGCATTCCATTGCCTGTGTCCACCTGCTTAACTAATGTAGCAGGAATTGAGTTACCCCATAAAGATGCTGGGGATGCATTGCGATTCTTCGAGTTTTGTGCTGCTTTTGGTGAG GTTCTTGATCTCAAGAAAGGGCAAGCTGAAGCCGTGATTAGAGAAATAATATTTGGCCGAAGAGCACGCCGGTCACAAGGCTCGTTATTAGTGCATTTTCACATCAAATTATTGCTTCTGATACAAGAGGATATAGGAGAAGA GTTTGCCACACTGAGTCCAGCCAATGGGAAAAATTCATGGTTGAAGGCTTTTGGGAAATGTGTCTCTGAGTGCAATTTCATATCAATGGGATTCCCCTCTGATTGTTTTGATGATAATGAAGGATATGATATGTTGAGCACCTCACAAAAGTTTAAACTCTTGAATTTTCTATGTGATGAAGCTCTTAATACAAA aGATTTGAGGAGTTGGATTGATGATCAAAATTCTAAATTTATTGAAAGAGAGAAGGAAGCAAGAGAAAAGGTTCTTGCAGCAAAGGATAAG GAGAAACAATTGAAAAAGAAGGTGCAGGATGAGGTGGCTAAAGCCATCATTGCAAAAGCAAAAAATGGTGCTCCCTTCACTGTTTCTGAGCATGAAGCAATAGTTTCACAAATAAAAAAAGAAGCTGCTCAAGCTCGTGCTGAAATGATGGAGGCTATGGGAATGGTACCCCAAA AAAGACAAAGATCCGATGCTGTTAGAACAGATCCTATCCTTTTGGATGTCAATGGTCGTGCCTTTTGGAGACTAAAAGGCTATAGTGATCAACCAGACATCTTGCTTCAAG ATGTAGGGAGCTGGACTTCAGTTGAACCTGAGGAGAAATGGTTTGTCTATGATGTAGAACAGAAACAAGGAATTGAGAAATACATCTCCTCCTTAAG GACAAAAAAGCTCAGAATTCAAAAAGCTACTGAAACCCCTTTCTATGGAGACGTTGAAACAAACTAA